The window TTCCCGGGATTGTGGCGCCCGGCGCGGTGGGCCGCAACGAAGCCATCGCTTCCCGGGGCCCGCGCGGCCTGGCGCGCGTGCCCCGAGCTGGCGCATCCCACGTCCGTTGGGCCAACTTCGCCCTTCACTCCCCATGCACCGACTCACCATGTGCCCACGCACTGTCCTTGCGGCTGCCGTCCTCCTCTCGACTACCGCTGGCGCCCAACATGTCATTGGTGCCCGTGACGCCCGGGCCGTGCGCGCCGACAGCGTTTTCCAGCGGTTTGATCGCACCGACTCACCGGGCTGCGCCCTTGGGGTCTACCAGGACGGGAAGATCCTGTACGCGCGGGGCTATGGGATGGCGAACCTGGAGCACGGCATTGCCCTCTCGCCGCGCTCGATGCTCGACGTTGGGTCGATCTCCAAGCAGTTCACGGCCATGTCGATCCTCATCCTGCAGCAGGAAGGCAAACTCTCGATTGACGATCCGATCCGGAAGTACATCCCGGAGATGCCGGCGTACGCCGATCGCATCACCTTCGGGAGGGCGCTGAGCCAGACGAGTGGGCTGCGCGACCTCTATGTGATGTGGAGCCAGGCGGGGCGGCCCGTGCAGGGGGACACGATTGACGCGCTGCGCATCATCAGTCGGTCGGCCGAGCCGAACTACGAACCCGGTGCCCGGTACCTGTACACCAACTCGGGATGGATCCTCGCGGCACAGGTGATCTATCGGTTGACGGGAAAGACACTCGCACAGTTTGCCGAGGAACGGATCTTCGGGCCGCTCGGGATGCGGGACTCACGGTACATGGCCGACGCCACCGCCATTCGGCCGAATGGCGCCGACGGCTACGCGCCCCGCGGCGGCGGGGGATTCCGCCTCGCGCGATCGGCGTACGACGGCGCGATCCTGGGCGCGGGAGCGGTGCATACGACCATCGAGGACTTCGGGCGCTGGCTCGCGAACTACGAGACCGCCACGGTCGGCGGCCAGGACGTCATCCGCCTGATGACGACGGCCACCACACTCAACGACGGCACGCCGGCGACCTCCGGCGCGAACCAGGCGTACGCGATCGGCCTGAATGTGGGGACGCTGCGCGGACTGCGCGTGGTGTCGCATGGGGGGAGCTGGGCCGGGTATCGCGGCCACTTCCTGCGTTTTCCGGATCAGCGTCTTGCGGTGGCGACGTTCTGCAACCTCACAACCTCCGGTCCCGACTCCCTCGCGCGCAAGGTGGCCGGGATCTACCTCGGCGATCGCATGTTGCCGGATAGCGCGGCGATCTGGACGGCCAACCTTGCGGCAGCACCACCCGAGCCGCGTGCGGCAACGGAGCTGCGCACTCTCGTAGGCGTGTGGCGCCACATCGAACGTGGCGAGGTGCGACGCACGCGGATGGTCGGGGACACGCTCTTCCTGATCGACGGCGATCGAACGCGCATCGAGCCGCTTGGTGGCGGACGCTACCGCGCGGGATCAGGGACGGAGTTGCGATTTGAGGGCGACGGTGGCGCCGCGTCGCGCCTCGTGGTCCGTACCGCGGGCGACCTCGCGACGTTCACTCGCGCTGGGGAGGTGCAGCCAACCGCCGCCCAGCTCGCCGAGTATGCTGGCGACTACCGGAATGATGAGGTGGAGGCCACGCACACCTGGCGGGTGGAGCGGGACTCACTGGTGCTGTACCTCAACGAGCGGCGCCTTGGCGCGCTGCAGCCAAGCTATCGGGACGGCTTCACGCGCGCGGGGAGCGTGATCGATGTGCAGCGCGATGCCGCGGGGCGGATCACCGGCTTTCTGGTGGAGTCGGGGCGGGTGAGACACTTGCGGTTCACCCGCATGCCCCCGGCGGCGCCAGCTCGTCGAAGGTAGGCCGCCGCGCGCGTGCGGGGCCTACCTTCGCGGATGCATTCAACTACTTGCCGGCGGCGAGCGGAGTCACCGAGAGGTCCACGTTGTGGCTCACGCGATAGCCGTACTTGCCGTTCAGCGACGCGAGCTTGCCGGCACCCACCAGCTCGGCGGACGTCAGGGTCTTCACGTCCTGCCCGTTGACCACGCACGTCGCGGAGCCGCCCTTCACGCGCCAGCCGACTTCATTGGTCGCGTCACCCTTGGCGTCCGCCTTCTTGATGGCCGCATGCTCGACCATCTCGGCGGCCGAGGTGACCTTCCAGCCATTGAAGTACTTGATGGAGTACTTGCCCGTGCCGTAGACGATGCAGTAGGCGAAAGTCTGCTTGGTCTCGTCGTTCAGGTCATTGCCGCCAATGAAGACGCCGTACGAGTGCGGATGTTGCGCCTTCATGGCCTTTTCCGAGAAGGCGGCCTTGACGGTGTAGTCACCTGAGGCGGTGCTGGCATCGTTCCAGAAAATCCCGGCCGGGCCGACCTTGAGCATGAAGTCGTTGCCGACCTTCTCGAACTTCGAGTCGTTGACGGTCTTGCCCTGCTTGGCAGGGCGTTCGTCCACGCGCCCCATCCAGCCGGCGACCTTGATTCCGCCGCCCGCAACCGAGCGATCGGCGTCCTGGGCGGTGACAGTGGTGGCGAGCAGCAGGCTGGCGGCAGCAGCAATACGGCGCATTGGCGGTGGTCCTTGTCCGAGGGAGGGTGAAAGGTAGGCAAGCGCCATTGTACCCGCGAAGGGCCAGCTCGGTCGCCCCTCCCCCGGACGGCCGCCTGGTCGCGACTACGGCGTGTGTCGGACTGACAGCCGGACGTCGGTGCGGTTGGCCCCTGGGGTGGTGGTGACGGACAGGACGCCGCCCCATGGCCGGGCGGTGGAGTCGCGAAAGGTGTAGGTCGCGATAGCGACGCCCGTAACCCCGGTGCGCTCCACAGGAGTCCATCCCGCGGCCTGCAGCTGCCGGGCATAGTGATCGATCACCTCGTTGACGGGCACGGCGCTCATGATCCGCGCCTCGGAGTACCCGTCATCGCTGCTCC is drawn from Gemmatimonadota bacterium and contains these coding sequences:
- a CDS encoding beta-lactamase family protein — protein: MHRLTMCPRTVLAAAVLLSTTAGAQHVIGARDARAVRADSVFQRFDRTDSPGCALGVYQDGKILYARGYGMANLEHGIALSPRSMLDVGSISKQFTAMSILILQQEGKLSIDDPIRKYIPEMPAYADRITFGRALSQTSGLRDLYVMWSQAGRPVQGDTIDALRIISRSAEPNYEPGARYLYTNSGWILAAQVIYRLTGKTLAQFAEERIFGPLGMRDSRYMADATAIRPNGADGYAPRGGGGFRLARSAYDGAILGAGAVHTTIEDFGRWLANYETATVGGQDVIRLMTTATTLNDGTPATSGANQAYAIGLNVGTLRGLRVVSHGGSWAGYRGHFLRFPDQRLAVATFCNLTTSGPDSLARKVAGIYLGDRMLPDSAAIWTANLAAAPPEPRAATELRTLVGVWRHIERGEVRRTRMVGDTLFLIDGDRTRIEPLGGGRYRAGSGTELRFEGDGGAASRLVVRTAGDLATFTRAGEVQPTAAQLAEYAGDYRNDEVEATHTWRVERDSLVLYLNERRLGALQPSYRDGFTRAGSVIDVQRDAAGRITGFLVESGRVRHLRFTRMPPAAPARRR